A stretch of Arachis hypogaea cultivar Tifrunner chromosome 15, arahy.Tifrunner.gnm2.J5K5, whole genome shotgun sequence DNA encodes these proteins:
- the LOC112750044 gene encoding uncharacterized protein isoform X4 translates to MTILSGSMLFSGGSSPETTLHQSGRVKGLMIDQEETEGTGKLRILVWEDGFCNFAASAAAPEINSGLQPELFFKMSHEIYNYGEGLIGKVAADHSHKWIYKEPNEQEINFLSAWHNSADSHPRTWEAQFQSGIKTIALIAVREGVVQLGAVHKVIEDLSYVVLLRKKFSYIESIPGVLLPHPSSSAYPYKVEGVVGYGNIPEHVNHHHHHWHHHFQGTVIPPPTPATTAELFYDHHFNNGNSTMALKITPSMSSLEALLSKLPSVVPPQSQQEQRALELMGIQKVVAKEELDNDEVYRPELDVGESSSSMHQAYHHHHQQQHHFHHHNNNNNNNNNNNNNITSSGANNNNNAF, encoded by the exons ATGACAATTCTCAGTGGGTCTATGCTGTTTTCTGGAGGATCCTCCCCAGAAACTACCCTCCACCAAA GTGGGAGGGTCAAGGGGCTTATGATAGATCAAGAGGAAACAGAAGGAACTGGTAAATTAAG GATATTGGTGTGGGAAGATggattctgcaactttgcagcgTCAGCAGCAGCACCTGAAATAAACTCTG GCCTGCAACCAGAGCTGTTCTTCAAGATGTCACATGAGATCTATAACTATGGTGAAGG GTTGATAGGGAAAGTTGCTGCAGATCACAGTCACAAATGGATATACAAAGAGCCTAATGAACAAGAAATCAACTTCTTGTCAGCGTGGCATAATTCAGCTGATTCA CATCCTAGGACTTGGGAAGCACAGTTCCAATCTGGAATAAAG ACCATAGCTCTGATTGCTGTGAGAGAAGGTGTTGTTCAATTGGGAGCAGTTCACAAG GTGATTGAGGACTTGAGCTATGTGGTTCTACTGAGGAAGAAATTCAGCTACATAGAAAGCATACCAGGAGTTCTTCTACCACACCCTTCATCTTCTGCATACCCTTACAAAGTTGAAGGAGTAGTAGGATATGGTAACATCCCAGAACAtgttaatcatcatcatcatcattggcaTCATCATTTCCAAGGAACAGTTATCCCTCCACCAACACCAGCAACAACAGCTGAACTCTTCTATGATCATCATTTCAACAATGGCAACAGCACCATGGCATTGAAGATTACCCCATCAATGAGTAGCCTTGAGGCACTTCTCTCTAAGCTTCCTTCAGTGGTTCCCCCACAATCACAACAAGAACAAAGGGCGTTGGAGTTGATGGGGATTCAGAAAGTTGTAGCAAAAGAGGAGCTTGATAATGATGAGGTTTATAGGCCTGAGCTTGATGTTGGTGAGAGTAGCAGTTCCATGCATCAAgcctatcatcatcatcatcaacaacaacaccaTTTCCATCatcataataataacaataataataacaataataataataataatataactagtAGTGgagccaataataataataatgcattcTGA
- the LOC112750044 gene encoding uncharacterized protein isoform X1, producing the protein MMEEHLTPLAVTHLLQHTLRSLCIHDNSQWVYAVFWRILPRNYPPPKWEGQGAYDRSRGNRRNWILVWEDGFCNFAASAAAPEINSGDCPNNNNNNNNGSSSSSSVYGNCEFQPYQGLQPELFFKMSHEIYNYGEGLIGKVAADHSHKWIYKEPNEQEINFLSAWHNSADSHPRTWEAQFQSGIKTIALIAVREGVVQLGAVHKVIEDLSYVVLLRKKFSYIESIPGVLLPHPSSSAYPYKVEGVVGYGNIPEHVNHHHHHWHHHFQGTVIPPPTPATTAELFYDHHFNNGNSTMALKITPSMSSLEALLSKLPSVVPPQSQQEQRALELMGIQKVVAKEELDNDEVYRPELDVGESSSSMHQAYHHHHQQQHHFHHHNNNNNNNNNNNNNITSSGANNNNNAF; encoded by the exons ATGATGGAAGAACATCTAACTCCATTGGCGGTTACACATCTTCTTCAACACACTCTTAGAAGCTTGTGCATCCATGACAATTCTCAGTGGGTCTATGCTGTTTTCTGGAGGATCCTCCCCAGAAACTACCCTCCACCAAA GTGGGAGGGTCAAGGGGCTTATGATAGATCAAGAGGAAACAGAAGGAACTG GATATTGGTGTGGGAAGATggattctgcaactttgcagcgTCAGCAGCAGCACCTGAAATAAACTCTGGTGAttgtcctaataataataataataataataatggttcttcttcttcttcttctgtttatGGTAACTGTGAGTTCCAACCCTACCAAGGCCTGCAACCAGAGCTGTTCTTCAAGATGTCACATGAGATCTATAACTATGGTGAAGG GTTGATAGGGAAAGTTGCTGCAGATCACAGTCACAAATGGATATACAAAGAGCCTAATGAACAAGAAATCAACTTCTTGTCAGCGTGGCATAATTCAGCTGATTCA CATCCTAGGACTTGGGAAGCACAGTTCCAATCTGGAATAAAG ACCATAGCTCTGATTGCTGTGAGAGAAGGTGTTGTTCAATTGGGAGCAGTTCACAAG GTGATTGAGGACTTGAGCTATGTGGTTCTACTGAGGAAGAAATTCAGCTACATAGAAAGCATACCAGGAGTTCTTCTACCACACCCTTCATCTTCTGCATACCCTTACAAAGTTGAAGGAGTAGTAGGATATGGTAACATCCCAGAACAtgttaatcatcatcatcatcattggcaTCATCATTTCCAAGGAACAGTTATCCCTCCACCAACACCAGCAACAACAGCTGAACTCTTCTATGATCATCATTTCAACAATGGCAACAGCACCATGGCATTGAAGATTACCCCATCAATGAGTAGCCTTGAGGCACTTCTCTCTAAGCTTCCTTCAGTGGTTCCCCCACAATCACAACAAGAACAAAGGGCGTTGGAGTTGATGGGGATTCAGAAAGTTGTAGCAAAAGAGGAGCTTGATAATGATGAGGTTTATAGGCCTGAGCTTGATGTTGGTGAGAGTAGCAGTTCCATGCATCAAgcctatcatcatcatcatcaacaacaacaccaTTTCCATCatcataataataacaataataataacaataataataataataatataactagtAGTGgagccaataataataataatgcattcTGA
- the LOC112750044 gene encoding protein RICE SALT SENSITIVE 3 isoform X3 yields the protein MMEEHLTPLAVTHLLQHTLRSLCIHDNSQWVYAVFWRILPRNYPPPKWEGQGAYDRSRGNRRNWILVWEDGFCNFAASAAAPEINSGLQPELFFKMSHEIYNYGEGLIGKVAADHSHKWIYKEPNEQEINFLSAWHNSADSHPRTWEAQFQSGIKTIALIAVREGVVQLGAVHKVIEDLSYVVLLRKKFSYIESIPGVLLPHPSSSAYPYKVEGVVGYGNIPEHVNHHHHHWHHHFQGTVIPPPTPATTAELFYDHHFNNGNSTMALKITPSMSSLEALLSKLPSVVPPQSQQEQRALELMGIQKVVAKEELDNDEVYRPELDVGESSSSMHQAYHHHHQQQHHFHHHNNNNNNNNNNNNNITSSGANNNNNAF from the exons ATGATGGAAGAACATCTAACTCCATTGGCGGTTACACATCTTCTTCAACACACTCTTAGAAGCTTGTGCATCCATGACAATTCTCAGTGGGTCTATGCTGTTTTCTGGAGGATCCTCCCCAGAAACTACCCTCCACCAAA GTGGGAGGGTCAAGGGGCTTATGATAGATCAAGAGGAAACAGAAGGAACTG GATATTGGTGTGGGAAGATggattctgcaactttgcagcgTCAGCAGCAGCACCTGAAATAAACTCTG GCCTGCAACCAGAGCTGTTCTTCAAGATGTCACATGAGATCTATAACTATGGTGAAGG GTTGATAGGGAAAGTTGCTGCAGATCACAGTCACAAATGGATATACAAAGAGCCTAATGAACAAGAAATCAACTTCTTGTCAGCGTGGCATAATTCAGCTGATTCA CATCCTAGGACTTGGGAAGCACAGTTCCAATCTGGAATAAAG ACCATAGCTCTGATTGCTGTGAGAGAAGGTGTTGTTCAATTGGGAGCAGTTCACAAG GTGATTGAGGACTTGAGCTATGTGGTTCTACTGAGGAAGAAATTCAGCTACATAGAAAGCATACCAGGAGTTCTTCTACCACACCCTTCATCTTCTGCATACCCTTACAAAGTTGAAGGAGTAGTAGGATATGGTAACATCCCAGAACAtgttaatcatcatcatcatcattggcaTCATCATTTCCAAGGAACAGTTATCCCTCCACCAACACCAGCAACAACAGCTGAACTCTTCTATGATCATCATTTCAACAATGGCAACAGCACCATGGCATTGAAGATTACCCCATCAATGAGTAGCCTTGAGGCACTTCTCTCTAAGCTTCCTTCAGTGGTTCCCCCACAATCACAACAAGAACAAAGGGCGTTGGAGTTGATGGGGATTCAGAAAGTTGTAGCAAAAGAGGAGCTTGATAATGATGAGGTTTATAGGCCTGAGCTTGATGTTGGTGAGAGTAGCAGTTCCATGCATCAAgcctatcatcatcatcatcaacaacaacaccaTTTCCATCatcataataataacaataataataacaataataataataataatataactagtAGTGgagccaataataataataatgcattcTGA
- the LOC112750044 gene encoding uncharacterized protein isoform X2 produces the protein MTILSGSMLFSGGSSPETTLHQSGRVKGLMIDQEETEGTGKLRILVWEDGFCNFAASAAAPEINSGDCPNNNNNNNNGSSSSSSVYGNCEFQPYQGLQPELFFKMSHEIYNYGEGLIGKVAADHSHKWIYKEPNEQEINFLSAWHNSADSHPRTWEAQFQSGIKTIALIAVREGVVQLGAVHKVIEDLSYVVLLRKKFSYIESIPGVLLPHPSSSAYPYKVEGVVGYGNIPEHVNHHHHHWHHHFQGTVIPPPTPATTAELFYDHHFNNGNSTMALKITPSMSSLEALLSKLPSVVPPQSQQEQRALELMGIQKVVAKEELDNDEVYRPELDVGESSSSMHQAYHHHHQQQHHFHHHNNNNNNNNNNNNNITSSGANNNNNAF, from the exons ATGACAATTCTCAGTGGGTCTATGCTGTTTTCTGGAGGATCCTCCCCAGAAACTACCCTCCACCAAA GTGGGAGGGTCAAGGGGCTTATGATAGATCAAGAGGAAACAGAAGGAACTGGTAAATTAAG GATATTGGTGTGGGAAGATggattctgcaactttgcagcgTCAGCAGCAGCACCTGAAATAAACTCTGGTGAttgtcctaataataataataataataataatggttcttcttcttcttcttctgtttatGGTAACTGTGAGTTCCAACCCTACCAAGGCCTGCAACCAGAGCTGTTCTTCAAGATGTCACATGAGATCTATAACTATGGTGAAGG GTTGATAGGGAAAGTTGCTGCAGATCACAGTCACAAATGGATATACAAAGAGCCTAATGAACAAGAAATCAACTTCTTGTCAGCGTGGCATAATTCAGCTGATTCA CATCCTAGGACTTGGGAAGCACAGTTCCAATCTGGAATAAAG ACCATAGCTCTGATTGCTGTGAGAGAAGGTGTTGTTCAATTGGGAGCAGTTCACAAG GTGATTGAGGACTTGAGCTATGTGGTTCTACTGAGGAAGAAATTCAGCTACATAGAAAGCATACCAGGAGTTCTTCTACCACACCCTTCATCTTCTGCATACCCTTACAAAGTTGAAGGAGTAGTAGGATATGGTAACATCCCAGAACAtgttaatcatcatcatcatcattggcaTCATCATTTCCAAGGAACAGTTATCCCTCCACCAACACCAGCAACAACAGCTGAACTCTTCTATGATCATCATTTCAACAATGGCAACAGCACCATGGCATTGAAGATTACCCCATCAATGAGTAGCCTTGAGGCACTTCTCTCTAAGCTTCCTTCAGTGGTTCCCCCACAATCACAACAAGAACAAAGGGCGTTGGAGTTGATGGGGATTCAGAAAGTTGTAGCAAAAGAGGAGCTTGATAATGATGAGGTTTATAGGCCTGAGCTTGATGTTGGTGAGAGTAGCAGTTCCATGCATCAAgcctatcatcatcatcatcaacaacaacaccaTTTCCATCatcataataataacaataataataacaataataataataataatataactagtAGTGgagccaataataataataatgcattcTGA